The following are from one region of the Arachis duranensis cultivar V14167 chromosome 10, aradu.V14167.gnm2.J7QH, whole genome shotgun sequence genome:
- the LOC107469237 gene encoding formin-like protein 5, which yields MSSSKYPILDNRPIHQWKVTELKEELKRRRLTTKGLKDELVRRLDEALRAEMEADETASKDDANGFEVHAGGGSEDSQTVAADVEVVQTIEEESVQTMEKGNNDNVEPTQEVETVEKGNTVVVEPIDTESTEKVQEDVDDDSKKNDKQGGVANPVDINSSVSAVDEDIEQAGLPAGVDPENVKDEQSAHGSTVETSDKITETVSTEVVVSDQHTHSEVKSNNDSTIKVENEESKAQLDNEVPKPQLECDTKPQLECDTKPPSEDLMPNTSVPENQVSEVNPSLGFQVKSDSISSDSVSINQKNELKDTIITDNVKLEQDIVRPEMVEEPSSRKDVPVSHSMDVGGLLEKKASVEENSNNVTTPDLNKINSNDDVGYPEKLNLDRSSGDDSMEEDLPESKHVDSKFDVDERDNVENIEVSIVKEESKTIVAKNDLSAGKTDTHQDIDISPVALAEKRKFNEQVSVGSNEPAKRQRRWNTETVKGPDLKSTVPRAATTPKDEPVALKRNFSRSDSTVTDDAPKERIVPPSQKPPTNSLRIDRFLRPFTLKQVQELLGKSGSITSFWMDQIKTHCYVTYSSVEEAIETRNAVYNLQWPPNGGRLLVAEFVDPQEVKMKLEPPPPPPPAAAPVSSGPAVLPTPPSSQPEPSPRMRREQPPAPATLPPPPPLSKLPPAARERLPSPPPLPEKVDPPILTLDDLFRKTTATPRIYYLPLSEEQVSARLAACSKSTRM from the exons ATGTCGTCGTCGAAGTACCCCATACTTGACAACCGGCCGATTCATCAGTGGAAGGTTACAGAACTGAAAGAGGAGCTGAAGAGGAGGAGATTAACcaccaagggtttgaaggaCGAGTTGGTGAGGCGATTGGACGAAGCTCTTCGTGCTGAGATGGAGGCTGATGAGACTGCCTCGAAGGATGATGCAAACGGTTTTGAGGTCCATGCGGGTGGTGGCAGTGAAGATTCGCAAACGGTTGCTGCAGATGTTGAAGTGGTTCAAACAATTGAAGAGGAAAGTGTCCAAACCATGGAAAAGGGGAATAATGATAATGTTGAGCCAACTCAAGAAGTTGAGACTGTGGAGAAGGGGAATACTGTTGTAGTTGAGCCAATTGATACAGAGAGCACAGAGAAAGTTCAGGAGGATGTGGATGACGACAGCAAGAAGAATGACAAGCAGGGTGGTGTTGCCAACCCAGTTGACATTAACAGTAGTGTGTCAGCTGTGGATGAAGATATCGAACAAGCTGGTTTGCCAGCCGGTGTAGATCCTGAAAATGTGAAAGATGAGCAAAGTGCTCATGGCTCTACTGTGGAGACATCCGATAAAATCACGGAGACTGTATCAACTGAAGTAGTGGTCAGTGATCAGCATACTCATAGTGAAGTAAAGAGTAACAATGATTCGACAATCAAGGTGGAGAATGAGGAATCAAAGGCGCAGCTGGACAATGAGGTCCCAAAGCCCCAACTGGAGTGTGACACAAAGCCCCAACTGGAGTGTGACACAAAGCCCCCGTCTGAGGATCTCATGCCCAACACTTCTGTTCCAGAAAACCAGGTATCTGAGGTCAACCCTAGTTTAGGGTTTCAAGTAAAATCTGATTCTATTTCTAGTGATTCTGTGTCAATTAATCAAAAGAATGAATTAAAGGATACTATAATTACTGATAATGTCAAATTAGAACAAGATATTGTTAGGCCGGAGATGGTGGAAGAACCATCATCCAGAAAAGATGTACCTGTATCACACTCAATGGATGTTGGAGGGCTGCTTGAGAAAAAGGCATCTGTTGAGGAAAATAGCAATAATGTTACGACTCCAGACTTGAACAAGATCAATAGCAATGATGATGTGGGGTATCCAGAAAAGTTAAACCTAGATAGAAGTTCTGGTGATGATTCCATGGAAGAGGATTTACCTGAGAGTAAACATGTTgattctaagtttgatgttgatgAAAGAGACAATGTGGAGAATATTGAGGTGTCCATTGTGAAGGAGGAAAGTAAAACTATAGTCGCGAAGAATGATCTATCTGCAGGGAAAACTGATACTCATCAGGACATTGACATTAGTCCTGTTGCCTTGGCTGAGAAACGAAAATTTAATG AGCAAGTTTCAGTTGGGAGCAATGAGCCTGCAAAAAGGCAACGCAGGTGGAACACCGAAACAGTTAAAGGGCCAGATCTGAAAAGCACTGTTCCCAGAGCTGCAACTACACCAAAGGACGAGCCAGTTGCGCTGAAACGCAACTTCTCTAGGTCTGATTCAACTGTAACTGATGATGCACCTAAAGAACGCATTG TTCCACCATCACAAAAGCCCCCAACTAATTCCCTCCGAATCGATCGTTTCCTCCGTCCTTTTACCCTAAAACAAGTGCAAGAGCTTCTTGGTAAAAGTGGGAGTATCACTAGTTTCTGGATGGACCAAATAAAGACCCATTGCTATGTTACT TACTCATCAGTTGAAGAAGCTATTGAGACCAGAAATGCTGTGTATAATTTGCAATGGCCTCCAAATGGTGGGCGGCTCTTAGTTGCCGAGTTTGTTGATCCTCAGGAGGTGAAAATGAAGTTAgaacctcctcctcctcctcctcctgcaGCCGCCCCTGTCAGCAGTGGTCCAGCAGTTCTTCCTACACCACCATCCTCACAACCAGAGCCTTCCCCCCGTATGCGCAGGGAGCAACCTCCAGCTCCAGCTACTCTCCCACCTCCACCTCCATTGTCGAAGCTCCCACCAGCGGCAAGGGAACGGCTTCCGTCCCCACCGCCCCTTCCAGAGAAGGTTGACCCACCTATTCTCACGTTGGATGATCTCTTCCGCAAAACCACAGCAACTCCTCGCATCTACTATTTACCTTTGTCTGAAGAGCAAGTATCTGCTAGACTTGCAGCTTGCAGTAAAAGCACTCGGATGTAG